Proteins from one Bradyrhizobium roseum genomic window:
- a CDS encoding winged helix-turn-helix domain-containing protein, giving the protein MPRATEPRPLTKTEGRRIWLHAQRLDTSEPFGAGPQAVAAAVDHLGYVQIDTIHVVERCHHHILYSRIPAYARADLRQAQSVDKSVFEYWTHALSYVPAKDFRFFVPAMREHRREGHRWFASVKPEDTRKVMRLLRRDGALTIRDIEDDVLTEKEHLWQSRKPSKRALQLAFYTGDVTISERTGMLKTYELMGRHFGWDKPPKPALSAEISAYLLDRALRSQGVVSLDSICHLDAPSKAAVRRLIEAQVRRKELTPVALEGAGKQEHWARPDVLEANGHVPAGEGDAGPVHILSPFDPLIIQRKRTELFFDYGHRFEAYVPKEKRVFGYFALPVLVGSDVVAAIDLKTDRQNKKLLMQKWNWVGKGAMRSLRKDFKRRIEEELHRFERFQLAD; this is encoded by the coding sequence ATGCCCCGCGCGACCGAACCCCGTCCCCTGACCAAAACCGAAGGCCGCCGAATCTGGCTGCACGCCCAGCGGCTCGATACCAGCGAGCCGTTCGGCGCCGGACCGCAGGCGGTGGCGGCGGCGGTGGATCATCTCGGCTATGTGCAGATCGACACCATCCATGTCGTCGAGCGCTGCCATCATCATATTCTCTATAGCCGCATCCCGGCCTACGCCCGCGCCGACTTGCGTCAGGCGCAGAGCGTCGACAAGAGCGTTTTCGAATACTGGACGCACGCGCTGTCCTATGTGCCGGCCAAGGATTTTCGGTTCTTCGTCCCGGCGATGCGCGAGCATCGGCGCGAGGGGCACCGCTGGTTCGCTTCCGTGAAGCCCGAGGATACGCGGAAGGTGATGCGGCTGTTGCGGCGCGATGGCGCGCTGACGATCCGCGACATCGAGGACGACGTCCTGACCGAGAAGGAACATCTGTGGCAGAGCCGCAAGCCCTCGAAGCGGGCGCTGCAGCTGGCCTTCTACACCGGTGACGTGACGATCTCCGAACGCACCGGCATGCTGAAGACCTATGAGCTGATGGGGCGGCATTTTGGTTGGGACAAGCCGCCGAAGCCGGCGCTCTCGGCGGAGATATCCGCCTACCTCCTCGATCGCGCGTTGCGGTCGCAGGGCGTCGTCAGCCTCGATTCGATCTGCCACCTCGACGCGCCGAGCAAGGCGGCGGTGCGCCGCCTGATCGAGGCGCAGGTGCGGCGCAAGGAATTGACGCCGGTCGCGCTCGAAGGCGCCGGCAAGCAGGAGCATTGGGCCCGGCCGGACGTGCTCGAGGCGAACGGGCACGTGCCGGCCGGCGAGGGCGATGCAGGCCCGGTGCACATCCTCTCGCCGTTCGACCCGCTCATCATCCAGCGCAAGCGTACCGAGCTGTTCTTCGATTACGGCCACCGCTTCGAGGCCTATGTGCCGAAGGAAAAGCGGGTTTTCGGCTACTTCGCATTGCCGGTGCTGGTCGGCAGCGACGTCGTCGCCGCCATCGACCTGAAGACCGATCGGCAGAACAAGAAGCTCCTGATGCAGAAGTGGAACTGGGTCGGAAAGGGCGCAATGCGCAGTCTTCGCAAGGACTTCAAGCGCCGCATTGAGGAAGAACTGCATCGCTTCGAGCGGTTTCAACTGGCGGATTAA
- a CDS encoding OmpA family protein: protein MNRFLSIMTAGAALSMTAGLAVAGDTVSAEKILDALKPKASVSRGLSTGPQQPVDVAVQAKENTFVNTLRNRKTRSLSLGERQEIAELAATKPKIDLEIQFDYNSADISKTSVTAVQELGKALSDSTLKGSTFVVAGHTDAMGGEAYNQDLSERRADTIKKYLTEKYGIAGSNLVTVGYGKTRPKDANAPMDPANRRVQVVNMDTKTASK, encoded by the coding sequence ATGAACCGCTTTCTTTCCATCATGACTGCCGGCGCCGCTCTCTCGATGACGGCCGGCCTGGCCGTCGCCGGCGACACCGTTTCGGCCGAAAAGATCCTGGATGCCCTGAAGCCGAAGGCGAGTGTAAGCCGCGGCCTTTCAACCGGCCCGCAACAGCCGGTGGATGTGGCCGTGCAGGCCAAGGAAAACACTTTCGTCAACACGCTGCGCAACCGCAAAACGCGATCGCTGTCGCTCGGCGAGCGTCAGGAGATTGCGGAACTTGCCGCGACCAAGCCGAAGATCGATCTCGAAATCCAGTTCGACTACAATTCGGCCGATATCAGCAAGACCTCGGTAACCGCCGTGCAGGAACTCGGCAAGGCCCTCTCCGATTCGACGCTGAAGGGGTCGACCTTCGTGGTGGCCGGTCATACCGACGCAATGGGCGGCGAAGCGTATAACCAGGATCTTTCCGAACGTCGCGCCGATACGATCAAGAAGTACCTGACGGAGAAGTACGGCATCGCCGGTTCCAACCTCGTGACCGTCGGTTACGGCAAGACCAGGCCGAAAGATGCGAATGCGCCGATGGACCCGGCCAACCGCCGCGTTCAGGTCGTCAACATGGATACCAAGACCGCGTCGAAGTAA
- a CDS encoding potassium channel family protein yields MPAAAFQKSVRHLYEGATPDGVRFRYGLLAFDIVTVLFIIATSFLPSNHITEAFDIVFGVVILADFAARLFASRHRMREFSRFSTWADIVAIVSFLAPLAGEAGGFLRILRTLRLLRDYQMLARLRQDSTFFQRNEEVIFAVTNLAVFIFVMTAIVYETQKFRNPQIGNYADALYFTVTALTTTGFGDITLPGTTGRMITVVIMIFGVTLFFNLARALLSPHKVRFACPACGLQRHDSDAVHCKACGKVLNIPDEGLT; encoded by the coding sequence ATGCCGGCTGCCGCATTCCAGAAATCCGTTCGACACTTGTACGAAGGCGCCACGCCTGACGGCGTCCGATTCCGCTATGGACTGCTGGCATTCGACATCGTCACCGTCCTGTTCATCATCGCGACGTCGTTCCTGCCGTCGAACCACATCACGGAAGCGTTCGACATCGTGTTCGGCGTCGTCATTCTCGCCGATTTCGCCGCGCGGCTGTTTGCCAGCCGCCATCGGATGCGCGAATTCAGCCGCTTCTCGACCTGGGCCGACATCGTGGCAATCGTCTCATTCCTGGCGCCGCTCGCCGGAGAAGCCGGCGGATTCCTGCGAATCCTGCGAACGTTGCGGCTGTTGCGCGACTACCAGATGCTGGCCCGGCTGCGTCAGGACAGCACCTTCTTCCAGCGCAATGAGGAGGTGATCTTTGCCGTCACCAATCTCGCGGTCTTCATCTTCGTGATGACGGCGATCGTTTACGAGACGCAGAAGTTCCGTAACCCGCAGATCGGAAATTATGCGGACGCGCTGTACTTCACCGTCACCGCGCTGACCACGACAGGCTTTGGCGACATCACCCTGCCGGGAACGACCGGCCGCATGATCACCGTCGTCATCATGATTTTTGGCGTGACGCTGTTCTTCAATCTGGCGCGCGCGCTGCTCTCGCCCCACAAGGTGCGGTTTGCCTGCCCGGCCTGCGGGCTGCAGCGCCATGACAGCGATGCGGTTCACTGCAAGGCCTGCGGCAAGGTGTTGAACATTCCCGACGAAGGTTTGACGTAG
- a CDS encoding efflux RND transporter periplasmic adaptor subunit translates to MVVRSLFSSYSRLLTGASLAFAVFALAGCNEKAAEAPAPGRPVLVATVHYAAETPERSFVGTIKPRIETDMGFRVPGKVAKRLVEVGQTVDVGQPLATLDEVDLKLQAEQAEAELRAATGVLAQAGASEQRAKDLRAKGWTTDAQMDQSRAAADEARARLNRAERQVELTKNSLSYATLLADSRGVVTATLIDPGQVVAAGQTAIRVARFAEKEAVVAIPETLVGRAKSGTASVTLWSDADKKYTAKLREIAPSADPATRTYLAKFSLPEADDKVSLGMTATLTLADAATERVARLPLSALFSQGSNPSLYIVDDAGAVKLQPVIVKSYESNAVVISGGVNEGAKVVALGVQKIDPAQKVRVVSALSF, encoded by the coding sequence ATGGTCGTCCGATCCCTTTTTTCTAGCTATTCCAGGCTATTAACAGGAGCCTCGTTGGCTTTTGCGGTATTTGCCTTGGCCGGGTGCAATGAAAAGGCGGCCGAGGCGCCCGCTCCCGGACGTCCGGTCCTGGTCGCCACCGTGCACTACGCAGCCGAGACGCCGGAGCGCAGTTTTGTCGGGACGATCAAGCCCCGGATCGAGACGGACATGGGCTTTCGGGTTCCCGGCAAGGTCGCCAAGCGTTTGGTGGAGGTTGGTCAGACCGTCGATGTCGGCCAACCGCTCGCCACCCTCGACGAGGTCGACCTGAAGCTGCAGGCCGAGCAGGCCGAGGCGGAATTGCGCGCCGCCACCGGCGTGCTGGCGCAAGCGGGCGCCTCCGAGCAGCGCGCCAAGGATCTGCGCGCCAAGGGCTGGACTACCGATGCGCAGATGGACCAAAGCCGCGCCGCCGCCGACGAGGCGCGGGCGCGGCTCAATCGCGCCGAGCGCCAGGTCGAGCTCACCAAGAACTCCCTCTCTTATGCGACGCTGCTGGCCGACAGCCGTGGCGTCGTCACCGCTACCCTGATTGATCCCGGCCAGGTCGTGGCCGCCGGCCAGACCGCCATCCGGGTCGCGCGCTTTGCCGAGAAGGAAGCCGTGGTCGCGATTCCGGAGACGCTCGTCGGCCGCGCCAAGTCAGGCACCGCCAGCGTGACGCTGTGGTCGGACGCGGACAAGAAATACACCGCAAAACTGCGCGAGATCGCGCCGTCGGCCGATCCGGCGACCCGGACCTATCTCGCCAAATTCTCGCTGCCGGAAGCCGACGACAAGGTCTCGCTCGGCATGACCGCGACTCTGACGCTGGCGGACGCCGCCACCGAGCGCGTCGCAAGACTGCCGCTCTCGGCACTGTTCAGCCAGGGCAGCAATCCCTCGCTCTACATCGTCGACGATGCCGGCGCCGTGAAACTGCAGCCGGTGATCGTGAAATCCTATGAGAGCAATGCCGTCGTGATCTCGGGCGGCGTCAACGAGGGCGCCAAGGTGGTGGCGCTCGGCGTGCAGAAGATCGATCCGGCCCAGAAGGTCCGGGTGGTCTCGGCGCTGTCGTTCTGA
- a CDS encoding TetR/AcrR family transcriptional regulator yields the protein MALVSEHVETDTRERILVVAERLFRQIGYQKTTVADIAKELRMSPANVYRFFDSKKSIHEGVARTLMGEVEVEARMIAARPGPAKPRLRELLKAINRMNTERYVGDSKLHEMVEIAMEEDWDVCVVHIECITGIIGQVIAQGVASGEFEAPDLPLTALCTCTGMIRFFHPQMIAQAMNKPSATIDQMIDFLFRALEPRKAN from the coding sequence ATGGCGCTGGTTTCGGAACACGTCGAGACGGACACCCGGGAAAGAATTCTCGTGGTGGCGGAGCGTCTGTTCCGGCAGATCGGCTACCAGAAGACCACGGTTGCCGATATCGCCAAGGAACTGCGGATGAGTCCCGCCAACGTCTATCGCTTCTTCGATTCGAAGAAGTCGATCCACGAGGGCGTGGCGCGGACGCTGATGGGCGAGGTCGAGGTCGAGGCGCGCATGATAGCGGCCCGGCCCGGTCCGGCGAAACCTCGTCTGCGCGAACTGCTCAAGGCCATCAACCGGATGAACACGGAGCGCTATGTCGGCGATTCCAAGCTCCACGAGATGGTTGAGATCGCGATGGAGGAGGACTGGGACGTCTGCGTCGTCCACATTGAATGCATTACCGGCATCATAGGCCAGGTGATCGCCCAGGGCGTGGCGTCAGGCGAGTTCGAGGCCCCGGACCTGCCGCTCACTGCGCTTTGTACCTGCACCGGCATGATCCGCTTCTTCCACCCGCAGATGATCGCGCAGGCCATGAACAAGCCCAGCGCCACGATCGACCAGATGATCGATTTCCTGTTCCGGGCGCTCGAGCCGCGCAAGGCGAATTGA
- a CDS encoding efflux RND transporter permease subunit codes for MKRFNLSGWAVSHPTLILFLMIVLGVAGFFSYERLGRAEDPFFTVKVVNVSAIWPGATAQEMQTQVADPIEKKLQELPFFEKVQTYSKPSFTAMQVTFKDSTPPKDVPYLFYMLRKKLADVQGQLPAGLLGPTVNDEFSDVDSILYMMTGDGADYAQLKKAGEGLRQRLLKVNGVTKVNLYGTQDERIFVEFSHAKLATLGITPQALFDSLAKQNNVTPAGTVETSSQRVPLRVTGALDGAKAVAESPVESNGRVFRLGDIATVTHGFVDPPSFVARQEGKPALGIGVVTAKGANILELGKEVEKATNDFMKAVPQGIEVEQIADQPKVVERAVGEFVRSFIEALAIVLFVSFVALGWRTGIVVAMSVPLVLAIVFIVMNAMSIDLHRITLGALIIALGLLVDDAIIAVEMMVVKMEQGWDRVRAAAFAWESTAFPMLTGTLVTAAGFLPIGFANSAVGEYAGGIFWIVAIALVASWFVAVIFTPYIGVKLLPNIAVHHNHDPHAVYETRMYRGLRSMVQWCVDHRVKVVLATVGVFALSIVGFGNVQQQFFPLSERPELFLQLRLPEGTAFNVTEKSVKKAEALLKDDKDIVTFTSYVGQGSPRFWLGLNPQLPNEAFAEVVIVSKDVEARERIKARLEKAVADGDLNEARVRIDRFNFGPPVGFPVQFRVIGPDANTVRDIAYKVRDVMRQNKNVVEPQLDWNEQSPYLKLVVDQDRARALGLTPQDVSQALAMLISGAQVTTIRDGIEKVGVVARAIPSERLDLKSVGDLTVTSRNGVAVPLQQIAKIEYSHEEPIMWRRNRDMAITVRTDVVDGVQAPDVTNQIWPKLKEIRDHLEPAYRIEPGGAFEESAKGNASIFVLFPLMVMVMLTLLMIQLHSFSRLLLVFLTAPLGIVGASLGLNLANQPFGFVALLGLIALAGMIMRNAVILVDQIESDVSQGLTRREAIVEATVRRARPVVLTALAAILAMIPLSRSAFWGPMAITIMGGLFVATFLTLLYLPGLYALWFRKSLDEAGRAEGPDLAPQHQAKEQAKGQHAIPLADAAE; via the coding sequence ATGAAGCGCTTCAATCTCTCGGGCTGGGCGGTGAGCCATCCGACCCTGATCCTGTTCCTGATGATCGTGCTCGGCGTCGCCGGTTTCTTCTCCTACGAGCGGCTCGGCCGCGCGGAGGACCCGTTCTTCACGGTGAAAGTGGTCAACGTCTCCGCGATCTGGCCCGGCGCCACCGCGCAGGAAATGCAGACCCAGGTCGCCGATCCCATCGAGAAGAAGCTGCAGGAACTGCCTTTCTTCGAGAAGGTGCAGACCTATTCCAAACCGTCGTTCACGGCGATGCAGGTCACGTTCAAGGACTCGACCCCACCGAAGGACGTGCCTTATCTGTTCTATATGCTGCGCAAAAAGCTCGCCGACGTGCAGGGCCAGTTGCCTGCGGGCCTGCTCGGGCCGACCGTCAACGACGAGTTCTCCGACGTCGATTCCATTCTCTACATGATGACCGGCGACGGCGCCGACTATGCGCAGCTGAAGAAGGCGGGCGAAGGCTTGCGCCAGCGGCTGTTGAAGGTGAACGGCGTCACCAAGGTCAATCTCTACGGCACCCAGGACGAGCGGATCTTCGTCGAATTCTCGCACGCCAAGCTGGCGACGCTCGGCATCACGCCGCAGGCGCTGTTCGATTCGCTGGCCAAGCAGAACAACGTCACGCCCGCGGGCACGGTGGAAACCTCCTCGCAGCGGGTGCCGCTGCGCGTCACCGGCGCGCTCGATGGCGCCAAGGCGGTGGCGGAAAGCCCGGTCGAAAGCAACGGCCGCGTGTTCCGGCTCGGCGATATCGCCACTGTCACCCACGGCTTCGTCGATCCTCCAAGCTTCGTCGCCCGCCAGGAAGGCAAGCCGGCGCTCGGCATCGGCGTGGTCACCGCCAAGGGCGCCAACATTCTGGAGCTTGGCAAGGAGGTCGAGAAGGCGACCAACGACTTCATGAAGGCCGTGCCGCAAGGCATCGAGGTCGAGCAGATTGCCGACCAGCCGAAGGTGGTCGAGCGCGCCGTCGGCGAGTTCGTGCGTTCCTTCATCGAGGCCCTCGCGATCGTGCTGTTCGTCTCCTTTGTGGCGCTCGGCTGGCGCACGGGCATCGTGGTCGCGATGTCGGTGCCGCTGGTGCTCGCCATCGTCTTCATCGTCATGAACGCGATGTCGATCGACCTGCATCGCATCACGCTCGGCGCGCTGATCATCGCGCTCGGCCTCTTGGTCGACGACGCCATCATCGCCGTGGAAATGATGGTGGTGAAAATGGAGCAGGGCTGGGACCGCGTCCGCGCAGCCGCCTTCGCCTGGGAATCGACGGCGTTCCCGATGCTCACGGGAACGCTGGTCACGGCCGCCGGCTTCCTCCCCATCGGCTTTGCCAATTCGGCGGTCGGCGAATATGCCGGCGGCATCTTCTGGATCGTGGCGATCGCACTGGTCGCCTCCTGGTTCGTGGCGGTGATCTTCACGCCCTATATCGGCGTCAAGCTGCTGCCGAACATCGCGGTCCACCACAACCACGATCCGCATGCCGTCTATGAGACGCGGATGTATCGCGGTTTGCGCAGCATGGTGCAATGGTGCGTCGACCACCGCGTCAAGGTGGTGCTGGCCACCGTCGGCGTGTTCGCGCTCTCGATCGTGGGCTTCGGCAACGTGCAGCAGCAGTTCTTCCCGCTGTCGGAGCGGCCGGAGCTGTTCCTGCAACTGCGGTTGCCGGAAGGCACGGCCTTTAACGTCACGGAAAAGTCCGTGAAGAAGGCCGAGGCGCTGCTCAAGGACGACAAGGACATCGTGACCTTTACTTCCTATGTCGGTCAGGGGTCGCCCCGCTTCTGGCTCGGCCTCAATCCGCAGCTGCCGAACGAGGCCTTCGCCGAGGTCGTTATCGTTTCCAAGGACGTCGAGGCCCGCGAGCGAATCAAGGCGCGGCTGGAGAAGGCGGTCGCCGACGGCGATCTGAACGAAGCCCGCGTGCGCATCGACCGCTTCAATTTCGGCCCGCCCGTCGGCTTCCCGGTGCAATTCCGCGTGATCGGCCCCGACGCCAACACCGTGCGCGACATCGCCTACAAGGTGCGCGACGTCATGCGGCAGAACAAGAACGTCGTGGAGCCGCAACTCGATTGGAACGAACAGTCGCCTTACCTGAAGCTGGTGGTCGATCAGGACCGCGCCCGGGCGCTCGGCCTGACCCCGCAGGACGTTTCGCAGGCGCTCGCCATGCTGATCTCGGGTGCGCAGGTCACGACGATTCGTGACGGCATCGAGAAGGTCGGCGTGGTCGCACGTGCAATCCCGTCCGAACGGCTCGACCTCAAGAGCGTCGGTGACCTCACTGTGACGTCACGCAATGGTGTTGCCGTGCCGCTGCAACAGATCGCGAAGATCGAGTATTCCCATGAAGAGCCGATCATGTGGCGGCGCAACCGCGACATGGCGATCACAGTCCGTACCGACGTCGTCGACGGCGTCCAGGCACCCGATGTCACCAATCAGATCTGGCCCAAATTGAAGGAAATCCGCGATCATCTCGAACCTGCGTACCGGATTGAACCAGGCGGTGCGTTCGAGGAATCCGCCAAGGGCAACGCCTCGATCTTCGTGCTGTTTCCGCTGATGGTCATGGTGATGCTGACGCTGCTGATGATCCAGCTCCACAGCTTCTCGCGGCTGTTACTGGTGTTCCTGACCGCGCCGCTTGGCATCGTCGGCGCCTCGCTCGGCCTCAACCTGGCCAACCAGCCGTTTGGTTTCGTAGCGCTGCTCGGCCTTATCGCGCTGGCCGGCATGATCATGCGCAACGCCGTGATCCTGGTCGATCAGATCGAGTCGGATGTCTCGCAGGGCTTGACCCGCCGGGAAGCCATCGTCGAGGCCACCGTCCGCCGTGCGCGCCCGGTGGTGTTGACGGCGCTGGCCGCGATCCTGGCGATGATCCCGCTTTCGCGCTCCGCCTTCTGGGGCCCGATGGCGATCACCATCATGGGCGGCTTGTTTGTTGCAACTTTCCTGACCTTGCTGTACCTGCCGGGCCTTTACGCCCTCTGGTTCAGGAAGAGCCTGGATGAAGCCGGCCGCGCCGAGGGGCCTGATCTTGCGCCGCAACATCAGGCCAAGGAGCAGGCCAAGGGTCAGCATGCAATTCCGCTTGCCGACGCCGCCGAATAA
- a CDS encoding MFS transporter, producing MSQPAAPAKSDIETSTIRAISWRLIPFLVLAYFFSYLDRVNLGFAALTMNDDLKFTPLIYAWGAGIFFIGYFIFEVPSNLALEKFGASRWIARIMVTWGVISAAMAMVSGELSFYVLRFLLGVAEAGFFPGIILYLTYWYPAEYRARFLAAFAVAVPVSTVIGAPVSGLLLGLDGMMGLKGWQWLFIIEGIPSVLLGFVTWFYLTDKPAKADWLTAEQKAWLSAKLQAEIATKQAAKHLTLGQALSSPKVITLSLIYFGFVGALYGMQFWLPQIVKAFGLTNAQTGFVTAIPYLFGTIAMILWARHSDATRERVAHVGGPLLLTALALGATSYITDPTVTMVVLTVAAIGIFCTFAVFWTLPTAWLSGTAAAGGIALINSIGNLAGFGGPYLIGWVKEATGNTSTGLLVLSLLPLAAGLLVFLGGHDTETEFANAK from the coding sequence ATGAGCCAGCCTGCCGCGCCCGCGAAGAGCGATATCGAAACCTCGACCATCCGTGCGATCTCCTGGCGGCTGATCCCGTTTCTGGTGCTGGCCTACTTCTTTTCCTATCTCGACCGGGTCAATCTCGGTTTCGCCGCGCTGACCATGAACGACGACCTGAAGTTCACGCCGCTGATCTACGCCTGGGGCGCCGGCATCTTCTTCATCGGCTATTTCATCTTCGAGGTGCCGAGCAATCTCGCGCTTGAAAAATTCGGCGCCAGCCGCTGGATCGCCCGCATCATGGTGACCTGGGGCGTCATCTCCGCGGCTATGGCGATGGTGAGCGGCGAATTGAGCTTTTACGTGCTGCGCTTCCTGCTCGGGGTGGCGGAAGCCGGCTTCTTCCCCGGCATCATTCTCTATCTCACCTACTGGTATCCGGCCGAATACCGCGCACGGTTCCTCGCCGCCTTTGCCGTCGCCGTTCCGGTATCCACCGTGATCGGGGCACCGGTCTCCGGCCTGCTGCTGGGGCTCGACGGCATGATGGGGTTGAAGGGGTGGCAGTGGCTGTTCATCATCGAAGGCATCCCCTCGGTACTGCTCGGATTTGTCACCTGGTTCTATTTGACCGATAAGCCCGCAAAGGCCGACTGGCTGACCGCGGAACAAAAGGCCTGGCTATCTGCAAAACTGCAGGCGGAAATTGCGACCAAACAGGCGGCAAAACATTTGACGCTCGGCCAAGCGCTGTCGTCACCGAAGGTGATCACGCTGAGCCTGATCTATTTCGGCTTCGTCGGCGCGCTCTATGGCATGCAGTTCTGGCTGCCGCAGATCGTCAAGGCCTTTGGCCTCACCAACGCGCAAACCGGCTTCGTCACGGCGATCCCCTATTTGTTCGGCACCATCGCGATGATCCTTTGGGCGCGGCACTCCGACGCCACGCGCGAGCGCGTCGCCCATGTCGGCGGGCCGCTGCTGCTCACCGCGCTGGCGCTCGGCGCGACGAGCTACATCACCGACCCCACCGTCACCATGGTGGTGCTGACCGTCGCCGCCATCGGCATCTTCTGCACCTTTGCGGTGTTCTGGACGCTGCCGACCGCGTGGCTGTCGGGCACGGCCGCGGCCGGGGGGATCGCGCTGATCAATTCGATCGGCAACCTCGCGGGCTTCGGCGGGCCGTATCTGATCGGCTGGGTGAAGGAAGCGACCGGCAACACCTCGACGGGATTGCTGGTGCTGTCGCTGCTGCCGCTCGCGGCAGGGCTGCTCGTGTTCCTCGGCGGGCATGACACCGAGACGGAATTTGCAAACGCGAAGTAA
- a CDS encoding flavin reductase family protein, with protein MTTKDLHYYEPKNGHGLKHDPFNAIIAPRPIGWISSRDGSGNINLAPYSFFNAFCYVPPIIGFSSTNWKDSAGNIQDTGEFVWNLATMDLAKQMNATAAHVARDVDEFKLAGVTAAPCKLVNVPRVAESPVAFECKLTQVVQLQGADGKKAQAWVTFGEVVAVHIDKALIQDGVYQTGLAHPIVRAGRKGDYFEIKPENMFEMIRPD; from the coding sequence GTGACCACCAAAGACCTGCACTATTACGAGCCGAAGAACGGCCACGGCCTCAAGCACGACCCCTTCAACGCGATCATCGCCCCGCGCCCGATCGGGTGGATTTCCTCGCGCGACGGCAGCGGCAACATCAATCTGGCGCCCTACAGCTTCTTTAACGCCTTCTGCTACGTGCCGCCGATCATCGGCTTCTCCTCGACGAACTGGAAGGATAGCGCGGGCAACATTCAGGACACCGGTGAGTTCGTCTGGAATCTCGCGACCATGGACCTGGCGAAGCAGATGAACGCGACCGCGGCGCATGTCGCCCGCGACGTCGACGAATTCAAGCTCGCGGGTGTCACGGCCGCGCCCTGCAAGCTGGTCAACGTGCCTCGCGTGGCGGAGAGCCCGGTGGCCTTCGAATGCAAGCTGACGCAGGTCGTCCAGCTGCAGGGTGCCGATGGCAAAAAGGCGCAGGCCTGGGTCACTTTCGGCGAGGTCGTCGCCGTGCATATCGACAAGGCCCTCATCCAGGACGGCGTCTACCAGACCGGCCTGGCTCACCCGATCGTCCGCGCCGGCCGCAAGGGCGACTATTTCGAGATCAAGCCGGAAAACATGTTCGAGATGATCCGACCTGATTGA
- a CDS encoding L,D-transpeptidase family protein: MIRLLAGLMSLVCLAAPAFAGLDAAAVNNAEFKGRVPDEDRIHPAVVKAQVLLDRARFSPGEIDGKLGENAEKALKAFSESKSLAVGKQILTSEVWGALLATSSDPVVIDYKITESDVKGPFLKKMPAKMDDMKDLKSLDYTSPREALAERFHMSEALLDALNPGKKFDEAGQTISVLNTLPKEAGARPKRSKPIVGRVEVDKDAQTVRVLGKAVELLAFFPASVGSDEKPTPSGTLKVTSIDARPNYRYNPDYKFKGVRSKEAFTIKPGPNNPAGTHWIGLSSASYGFHGTPYPAKVSKSESHGCVRLTNWDVDRLAKLLKKGTEVAFIEREAATKK; encoded by the coding sequence ATGATCCGATTGCTCGCCGGGTTGATGTCGCTTGTCTGTCTCGCCGCGCCCGCCTTCGCTGGCCTCGACGCGGCGGCGGTCAACAACGCCGAGTTCAAGGGTAGGGTGCCGGACGAGGATCGAATTCATCCCGCGGTCGTCAAGGCGCAGGTGCTGCTCGACCGTGCCCGTTTCTCGCCGGGAGAAATCGACGGCAAGCTCGGCGAGAACGCGGAGAAGGCACTCAAGGCCTTTTCTGAATCGAAAAGCCTTGCCGTGGGCAAGCAGATCCTGACTTCCGAAGTCTGGGGCGCCCTGCTGGCCACCAGCTCGGATCCAGTCGTCATCGACTACAAGATCACGGAAAGTGACGTTAAAGGGCCGTTCCTGAAAAAGATGCCCGCGAAGATGGATGACATGAAGGACCTCAAATCGCTGGACTATACGAGCCCGCGCGAGGCGCTCGCCGAAAGATTCCACATGAGCGAGGCGCTGCTCGACGCGCTTAATCCAGGCAAGAAGTTCGATGAGGCCGGTCAGACCATCTCCGTGCTGAACACCCTGCCAAAGGAGGCCGGCGCTCGGCCCAAGCGGTCCAAGCCGATAGTCGGGCGCGTCGAGGTCGACAAGGATGCCCAGACCGTAAGGGTCCTCGGAAAGGCCGTCGAACTGCTCGCCTTCTTTCCGGCCAGCGTCGGGAGCGACGAGAAGCCGACGCCGAGCGGCACGCTCAAGGTCACCTCGATCGATGCGCGGCCGAACTACCGTTACAATCCGGACTACAAGTTCAAGGGTGTCAGATCCAAAGAGGCGTTTACGATCAAGCCCGGTCCCAACAATCCAGCCGGCACACACTGGATCGGCCTTTCGTCGGCAAGCTATGGCTTCCACGGCACGCCGTACCCCGCAAAAGTCAGTAAATCGGAATCGCATGGCTGCGTCCGTCTCACCAACTGGGACGTCGACCGGCTGGCGAAGCTGCTGAAGAAGGGCACCGAGGTGGCCTTCATCGAGCGCGAGGCCGCGACCAAGAAGTGA